A region of Fibrobacterota bacterium DNA encodes the following proteins:
- a CDS encoding metallophosphoesterase family protein — translation MKYGIYSDIHSNLEALEKVLESMETLGVERRICLGDAVGYGANPNECVNLIKNVSSVTLLGNHDSVALGRESSENFNFYARKAIEWTKENLDKPSVDFLDKLPYVVDEPPLTFVHASPRSPVDWYYITSFDDAIDAFSFFSEKICFVGHTHIPSIVVMENEQSFWVSETLSHKLLPNQRILVNVGSVGQPRDRIPSASWCLCDTNAMSVEIVRVNYDISKTQERMRRLGFAEFLINRLAEGR, via the coding sequence GTGAAATACGGCATTTACTCGGATATCCATAGCAATCTGGAAGCCCTGGAAAAAGTCCTTGAATCCATGGAAACCCTCGGCGTTGAACGCCGCATCTGCCTGGGCGATGCGGTGGGATACGGCGCCAATCCCAACGAGTGCGTCAATCTCATCAAGAACGTGAGCTCGGTAACCCTGCTGGGGAACCACGATTCCGTGGCGCTGGGGCGCGAATCCTCGGAGAACTTCAACTTCTACGCGCGCAAGGCCATCGAATGGACCAAAGAGAACCTCGATAAGCCTTCGGTGGATTTCCTGGACAAGCTGCCTTACGTGGTGGATGAGCCGCCGCTTACCTTCGTGCATGCCAGCCCGCGGTCCCCGGTGGATTGGTACTACATCACCAGCTTCGACGATGCCATCGACGCCTTTTCCTTTTTCAGCGAGAAGATCTGTTTCGTCGGCCATACCCATATCCCCTCGATCGTGGTGATGGAGAACGAGCAATCCTTCTGGGTATCCGAGACCCTTTCGCATAAGCTGTTGCCCAACCAGCGCATCCTCGTCAACGTGGGCAGCGTGGGCCAGCCGCGGGACCGCATCCCTTCGGCCTCGTGGTGCCTATGCGATACCAACGCAATGTCGGTGGAGATCGTCCGCGTGAACTACGACATCTCGAAAACCCAGGAGCGCATGCGCCGCCTGGGTTTCGCCGAGTTCCTGATTAATCGGTTGGCCGAAGGGCGCTAG
- a CDS encoding UvrD-helicase domain-containing protein, whose product MKPSASRPKKPRALPKPPDRTRLAEAARKLMAGLNPEQAAAAAAPVGPVLVLAGAGSGKTRVLITRIIHLLAEGATTDQIAALTFSNRAAREMEGRLREYADRAAVGVSISTFHSLGLRLVREHAEALGLAKDPGILDMHSRLSLIVGQAAKHGARNKKFDPVELADLLSTLKDQGRTPEDCPDDTDYGTRLARIWKGYEKQKSESNLVDFEDLIRMPIRMLTSDAGIRARVRERWRHFLVDEFQDTNGAQLELLRLLVGGRSESGPGSVFVVGDDDQSIYGWRGAEMRNLLDFESHFPGAALIKLQRNYRSSGNIIVASNAVIHKNSLRRPKEVFTVRDSGEPLYHHVADDEKSEMDWLIAKLKEVNQSERLDWKQMAVLVRTNIQLREFMDQFIVTGIPFTVKGANNLLERSEVQHVLAYAKLLANPQDELSLSKVLAFPKRGWPKDLLDIMPRGEELTALYCLKLHCETVGQPWTAGVLELIARIEACAAAARQGAFYAPLSDLLAYAQVVEAFEPESPKRGRVEEFLRLFKRHEEKNPESRLSEVLNALALDTSSNEDPEEKPGVRLMTVHAAKGLEFHTVFIPNLDDDVFPAKPNHTDTGIEEERRLFYVAMTRAKQRLFLSWPKTKIHYRVVRDVAPSRFVFEIPEDRFDGPLGKRDEAEKTEFLDDFFASLRSKLGDGEG is encoded by the coding sequence ATGAAGCCTTCCGCATCCCGCCCCAAAAAGCCCCGCGCTCTCCCCAAACCTCCCGATCGTACCCGGCTCGCCGAAGCCGCCCGCAAGCTCATGGCCGGGCTCAATCCCGAACAGGCCGCCGCCGCGGCCGCTCCGGTTGGTCCCGTGCTGGTTCTCGCCGGCGCCGGATCGGGCAAGACCCGCGTGCTCATCACGCGCATCATCCACCTGCTGGCCGAAGGCGCCACGACGGACCAGATCGCGGCCCTCACCTTCAGCAACCGGGCCGCGCGCGAAATGGAAGGCCGCCTGCGGGAATACGCCGACCGCGCCGCCGTAGGCGTTTCCATCAGCACCTTCCATTCCCTGGGCTTGCGCCTGGTGCGCGAGCATGCCGAAGCCCTGGGGCTGGCGAAGGATCCCGGCATCCTGGATATGCATTCCCGGCTTTCGCTGATCGTCGGGCAGGCCGCCAAGCACGGGGCGCGAAACAAGAAGTTCGATCCCGTGGAGCTGGCCGATCTGTTGTCCACCCTCAAGGATCAAGGCCGCACCCCGGAGGATTGCCCTGACGATACCGACTACGGAACGCGCCTGGCCCGCATCTGGAAGGGTTACGAGAAGCAGAAGAGCGAGTCCAACCTGGTCGATTTCGAGGACCTGATCCGCATGCCGATCCGCATGCTGACTTCCGACGCGGGCATCCGGGCGCGCGTGCGGGAGCGCTGGCGGCATTTCCTGGTGGATGAGTTCCAGGATACCAACGGGGCCCAGCTCGAGCTGTTGCGCCTGCTGGTGGGCGGGCGGAGCGAGAGCGGTCCGGGCAGCGTCTTCGTGGTCGGCGACGACGATCAGAGCATCTACGGTTGGCGCGGCGCGGAGATGCGCAACCTCCTCGATTTCGAATCCCATTTTCCCGGGGCGGCCCTGATCAAGCTGCAACGCAATTACCGCTCCAGCGGGAACATCATCGTGGCTTCCAATGCGGTGATACATAAGAACAGCTTGCGGCGGCCGAAGGAAGTCTTCACCGTGCGCGACTCGGGCGAGCCCCTTTACCATCACGTTGCCGACGACGAGAAAAGCGAGATGGATTGGCTGATCGCGAAGCTCAAGGAAGTGAACCAGTCCGAACGCCTCGACTGGAAGCAGATGGCGGTCCTGGTGCGGACCAACATCCAGTTACGCGAGTTCATGGACCAGTTCATCGTGACGGGGATCCCGTTCACGGTGAAAGGCGCCAATAACCTGTTGGAGCGCTCCGAGGTGCAGCACGTGCTCGCTTACGCGAAATTGTTGGCCAATCCCCAGGACGAGTTGTCGCTCTCCAAGGTGCTTGCCTTCCCCAAGCGGGGATGGCCCAAGGATTTGCTGGACATCATGCCGCGCGGGGAGGAGCTTACCGCGCTGTACTGCCTCAAGCTCCACTGCGAGACCGTGGGGCAGCCTTGGACGGCGGGCGTGCTGGAATTGATCGCGCGCATAGAAGCCTGCGCCGCCGCGGCGCGCCAGGGGGCCTTCTACGCCCCCTTGTCCGATCTCCTCGCCTACGCCCAAGTGGTGGAAGCCTTCGAGCCGGAAAGCCCCAAGCGCGGCCGCGTGGAAGAATTCCTGCGGCTATTCAAGCGGCACGAAGAGAAGAATCCGGAAAGCCGGCTTTCCGAAGTCCTCAACGCCTTGGCCCTGGACACCTCTTCCAACGAGGACCCGGAAGAGAAACCGGGCGTGCGCCTGATGACCGTGCACGCGGCCAAAGGCCTGGAATTCCACACCGTATTCATCCCCAACCTGGACGATGACGTCTTCCCGGCCAAGCCCAACCACACGGATACCGGCATCGAGGAGGAGCGGCGGCTCTTCTACGTGGCCATGACCCGCGCCAAGCAGCGCCTGTTCTTGTCCTGGCCCAAGACCAAGATCCATTACCGCGTGGTCCGGGACGTGGCGCCCTCGCGCTTCGTCTTCGAGATCCCCGAGGACCGCTTCGACGGGCCGCTGGGGAAGCGCGATGAAGCGGAAAAGACCGAGTTCTTGGATGATTTTTTCGCTTCCTTGAGGTCGAAGCTGGGCGATGGGGAAGGATAA
- a CDS encoding nuclear transport factor 2 family protein yields MDPVAHRQLIESFYAAFARRDWARMAACYHPDAAFRDEVFSLEGKRIGAMWRMLLEAGADLRAEAKAISAAGEEGKAHWSATYTFSATGRRVRNEVDARFRFKDGLIFRHLDDFSFWTWARQALGFPGLVLGWMPRLRQTVQAKAKAGLDKFVQAHPEYGP; encoded by the coding sequence ATGGATCCCGTCGCGCATAGGCAGCTTATCGAATCCTTCTACGCGGCCTTCGCCCGGAGGGACTGGGCGCGCATGGCGGCCTGCTATCATCCCGACGCCGCCTTCCGCGACGAGGTTTTCTCCCTCGAAGGCAAACGCATAGGCGCCATGTGGCGGATGCTGCTGGAAGCCGGCGCGGACCTGCGCGCCGAGGCGAAAGCGATTTCCGCCGCCGGCGAAGAAGGCAAAGCCCATTGGTCCGCCACTTATACCTTCTCCGCCACCGGACGCCGCGTGCGCAACGAAGTGGACGCCCGCTTCCGATTCAAGGATGGCCTCATCTTCCGGCATCTAGACGATTTCAGCTTTTGGACCTGGGCCCGCCAGGCGCTGGGCTTTCCGGGGCTCGTCCTCGGCTGGATGCCGCGCTTGCGGCAAACCGTGCAGGCCAAGGCCAAGGCCGGCCTCGACAAGTTCGTGCAGGCCCATCCGGAGTA